CCAAGAAACAGCGTTACAATATTTTTCATATTATCCATAATTTTTCTCCTTTTAAATAGTTTTTTAAAAACGAAAAAGTATGGATTCTTTAGAATCTTGAACTATATATTTTATGGAGAAAAACAATGAAAGAGATTGATAAACAAATTAAAGAAATTGAAGAAAAAATGAGTGACCCCGATTTATGTTTTGGAACGGCTTCTACTTGGAGCAGGTGTACCGGCTATTATCGCGCAGTTGAAAATTGGAACTATGGAAAGCGCCGAGAATATGCCGATAGAACCGAATACCAGCCTTTTGAAGCTGGACATAATGGAGATAAGCAATGGGTAGAGAAGTTGCTGCATGGAAAAGATGGGGCAAAATGACACACTTTTTTTAAGAAATTCTATAAAATTTTTAAATGTTAATATATATATAGGTTATTGATTGTTCAAAGAGAAGTTACCGGAATACTTTTTTAGAATAAAATAACTAAATATTGTCAGCAAGTTTTGTTGACGGAGAGAGGGTCCTCCTATAAAACACACTGGGTACCGTGCCGCCTATCATTTTTATTTTGGCATGGAAAGGCACGAAATATGATAAAATACGAAAATTTAAACAACATCAATTCCTGGATAAATTCACACGAAGAATTTATTAGGCACTGGGCTTTCCTGAATAATTACAAAATCTGGAAAGAAGCTAAACAGCCCTTTCATCTTGGTATTCAAAAGAAAACTCTCACGAATCCCAAGAAAAATTTCTTTGATTATGGGCCTATTCAGAAAATAAAAATAACCTTTCAAAATCAATTTTATTTAAAGCCTTATATGGAAAACTGTGATTATCTATGGTGGATACAAGATACTAAAGTAAAGGTAATAGATATGAACCAGCTTAAAGATTTTACTATAAAAGTTGATGGTGATTATTTCTTGGAAAGTGATTGCCGACTTGAATTAAAGGATAACTTTGACAGTACCTATTTCACACCAGAACAGGTAATAAATGCTACAATTCAAATTTTAGACACCTCAGAAAAAATAAACTTTGCATATAAGAAATCTTTTGATAAATATGAACTATCTTATTTTAGAAAAAATACTCATAAAAAAGCATGGATAATAAGTATTACTCATAATGATACCGGCTTTCATGCTTCGGTAGTAGACTGGGCTTATTATTCAAAAACGCATGAAGTAAAAAATGTACAACTCAAAAGAAACGGAGAAACTTTTATGAAAGCGATTAGAGGGGAAATAAGCAAGAAGGCACATTTTAAACGCTCAAATGAATTTTCTTTTTACACAGAAGATTCTAATATAAAAATTGCGTCCTGGTTACAATCTTATTTAAAAAAAGATTCGGTTATTGATTTATTATTATCTGTATTTTCTATTCAAGCAGATTCTGCTTGTAACTATGTAAATAAAGAAGATATTATTAATATATCTAATAGTAATATACAAAATTATCTTTATTTACATAGTTACAAGCAAAGTGCTTGTTTAGAAAATAATAAAGAATTAAAACATAAAAAAACCGCAATTTTGTCTATATCACCTATAATTGATGATATGACTTATATTGACAAAGAATTAATAGGAGCATAGAAAATGAATAACGGAAAACAAAGAGCCCTTCCAAGGTGGGAAACCCCGCCTAAAAAAGAAGATTGGAATGAAAAGAAAGAACGCCCGGACGCTCGCTACTATTTCTCCTCTCCGGAGATATGCCGGAAGGGAATTCCCTTCCGACAGTTGCCCACTCTTGATGGGCCTTCTTCATTTGCCCCCGCAATTTTAGCCGGGACGGTTTATCGCTTTTATTTGGCGACATTTTAATATAATTTATAAGTACAAAAATAATTCCTGTTTCATTAAAATTCTTTTGCTTAGGAAGAAAAAAATATTGCACCTTGAGCAAAAGCAAAAAATTTTTTAAATTTAAAAAAAAAATTGCCGTCCCTTTTGGAGAGACGGCAATCGTAAAATTAGAGCTTCTTTGTCCAGGTAGCACTATTGATATTGCCACCACCTGATACTACTTCAAGTTTGCCACTAGCATTTATTTCAATATGGTGCTTATAAGTATACGGAGTTCCCGAAGTAACCTTTACCTCATAATTTGAGGAATTGTCTATCGAAATAAGGGCATGAACTACAGAACTGGTATTAAACTTCCAAGTAACGGTATGATTCGTGTTCTCAAATACAAGACTATAAGTAATCTGTGTATTAGGGGAAACCCATTCCCAAGTGCCAATAAATGCTTCAGGCCACACATAGCTCGTTTGAGTGCCTGGGTCCGGAGAAGTGTCGGGATT
Above is a window of Candidatus Endomicrobium procryptotermitis DNA encoding:
- a CDS encoding anaerobic ribonucleoside-triphosphate reductase; translation: MKEIDKQIKEIEEKMSDPDLCFGTASTWSRCTGYYRAVENWNYGKRREYADRTEYQPFEAGHNGDKQWVEKLLHGKDGAK